A genomic segment from Canis lupus baileyi chromosome 13, mCanLup2.hap1, whole genome shotgun sequence encodes:
- the NSUN4 gene encoding 5-cytosine rRNA methyltransferase NSUN4 isoform X2 — MTYSVQFGDLWPSIRVSLLSEQKYGALVNNFAAWDHVSGELEQLNARDFVSEAISHGEPEPESGQTTTPPQASGAYSPNLRCFTFARGDVSRFPPARLGSLGVMDYYLMDAASLLPVLALGLQPGDTVLDLCAAPGGKTLALLQTGCCRNLAANDLSTSRTGRLQRVLRSYVPQDIRDRNRVRVTSWDGRKWGELEGDTYDRVLVDVPCTTDRHSLREEENNIFQRSRKKERQMLPMLQVQLLAAGLLATKPGGHIVYSTCSLSHLQNEYVVQGTIEFLANQYSIKVQVEDLTHFRKLFMDTFSFFPSCQVGELVIPNLLANFGPVYFCKMCRLT; from the exons ATGACCTACAGTGTGCAATTTGGTGATCTTTGGCCATCCATCCGGGTCAGTCTCCTTTCAGAGCAGAAGTATGGTGCGCTGGTTAATAACTTTGCTGCCTGGGATCATGTGAGTGGGGAGCTGGAGCAGCTGAATGCCAGGGACTTTGTGAGTGAAGCCATCTCCCACGGGGAACCAGAGCCAGAGAGTGGCCAAACTACAACTCCACCTCAAGCTTCTGGGGCCTACAGCCCGAACCTTCGATGCTTCACTTTTGCCAGAGGGGATGTCAGTCGGTTCCCTCCTGCCAG GCTTGGCAGCCTGGGTGTCATGGACTACTACCTGATGGATGCTGCTTCCTTGCTGCCTGTCCTAGCCCTTGGTCTGCAGCCTGGTGACACTGTGCTTGACTTATGTGCAGCCCCTGGGGGGAAGACACTAGCACTGCTTCAGACTGGCTGTTGCC GCAATCTCGCTGCCAATGATCTGTCCACTTCTCGAACAGGCAGACTACAGAGGGTCCTTCGCAGCTATGTGCCTCAAGATATCAGGGATAGAAATCGGGTTCGAGTCACCTCATGGGATGGCAGGAAGTGGGGAGAACTGGAGGGAGACACCTATGACCGG GTGCTGGTGGATGTGCCCTGTACCACAGACCGCCATTCTCTTCGTGAGGAGGAGAACAACATCTTTCAGCGGTCGAGGAAGAAGGAACGGCAGATGTTGCCTATGCTTCAGGTGCAGCTGCTCGC GGCTGGACTCCTCGCCACCAAACCAGGAGGCCACATTGTCTATTCCACTTGTTCACTGTCACACTTACAGAACGAGTATGTGGTGCAAGGCACCATAGAGTTCCTGGCCAATCAATACAGCATCAAGGTTCAGGTGGAAGACCTGACTCACTTCCGAAAGCTTTTCATggacacattttctttcttcccatcctGCCAGGTTGGGGAGCTGGTAATTCCAAACCTCTTGGCCAATTTTGGGCCCGTGTACTTTTGCAAAATGTGTAGGCTGACCTAG
- the NSUN4 gene encoding 5-cytosine rRNA methyltransferase NSUN4 isoform X1 — translation MAALVGRRARDVLKRAPFATVPRRHRHKKKWAATEPKFPATQLALQNFDMTYSVQFGDLWPSIRVSLLSEQKYGALVNNFAAWDHVSGELEQLNARDFVSEAISHGEPEPESGQTTTPPQASGAYSPNLRCFTFARGDVSRFPPARLGSLGVMDYYLMDAASLLPVLALGLQPGDTVLDLCAAPGGKTLALLQTGCCRNLAANDLSTSRTGRLQRVLRSYVPQDIRDRNRVRVTSWDGRKWGELEGDTYDRVLVDVPCTTDRHSLREEENNIFQRSRKKERQMLPMLQVQLLAAGLLATKPGGHIVYSTCSLSHLQNEYVVQGTIEFLANQYSIKVQVEDLTHFRKLFMDTFSFFPSCQVGELVIPNLLANFGPVYFCKMCRLT, via the exons ATGGCCGCGCTGGTCGGGAGGCGAGCTCGGGACGTGCTGAAGCGCGCGCCCTTCGCGACCGTCCCGCGGAGACACCGGCACAAGAAGAAATGG gCTGCCACAGAGCCCAAATTTCCTGCCACCCAACTGGCTCTGCAGAATTTTGACATGACCTACAGTGTGCAATTTGGTGATCTTTGGCCATCCATCCGGGTCAGTCTCCTTTCAGAGCAGAAGTATGGTGCGCTGGTTAATAACTTTGCTGCCTGGGATCATGTGAGTGGGGAGCTGGAGCAGCTGAATGCCAGGGACTTTGTGAGTGAAGCCATCTCCCACGGGGAACCAGAGCCAGAGAGTGGCCAAACTACAACTCCACCTCAAGCTTCTGGGGCCTACAGCCCGAACCTTCGATGCTTCACTTTTGCCAGAGGGGATGTCAGTCGGTTCCCTCCTGCCAG GCTTGGCAGCCTGGGTGTCATGGACTACTACCTGATGGATGCTGCTTCCTTGCTGCCTGTCCTAGCCCTTGGTCTGCAGCCTGGTGACACTGTGCTTGACTTATGTGCAGCCCCTGGGGGGAAGACACTAGCACTGCTTCAGACTGGCTGTTGCC GCAATCTCGCTGCCAATGATCTGTCCACTTCTCGAACAGGCAGACTACAGAGGGTCCTTCGCAGCTATGTGCCTCAAGATATCAGGGATAGAAATCGGGTTCGAGTCACCTCATGGGATGGCAGGAAGTGGGGAGAACTGGAGGGAGACACCTATGACCGG GTGCTGGTGGATGTGCCCTGTACCACAGACCGCCATTCTCTTCGTGAGGAGGAGAACAACATCTTTCAGCGGTCGAGGAAGAAGGAACGGCAGATGTTGCCTATGCTTCAGGTGCAGCTGCTCGC GGCTGGACTCCTCGCCACCAAACCAGGAGGCCACATTGTCTATTCCACTTGTTCACTGTCACACTTACAGAACGAGTATGTGGTGCAAGGCACCATAGAGTTCCTGGCCAATCAATACAGCATCAAGGTTCAGGTGGAAGACCTGACTCACTTCCGAAAGCTTTTCATggacacattttctttcttcccatcctGCCAGGTTGGGGAGCTGGTAATTCCAAACCTCTTGGCCAATTTTGGGCCCGTGTACTTTTGCAAAATGTGTAGGCTGACCTAG
- the UQCRH gene encoding cytochrome b-c1 complex subunit 6, mitochondrial isoform X2, with amino-acid sequence MGDPILPFLAAVWLCQLAFCTDPLTTVREQCEQLEKCVKARERLELCDQRVSSRSQTEEDCTEELFDFLHARDHCVAHKLFNSLK; translated from the exons ATGGGAGACCCCATTCTGCCATTTCTGGCGGCAGTGTGGCTCTGCCAGCTGGCCTTCTGCACG GATCCCCTAACAACAGTGAGAGAGCAATGCGAGCAGCTGGAGAAATGTGTAAAGGCTCGGGAGCGGCTAGAGCTCTGTGACCAGCGTGTATCCTCCAGGTCACAGACAGAGGAGGATTGCACAGAGGAGCTCTTTGACTTCCTGCATGCAAGGGACCACTGT GTGGCCCACAAACTCTTTAACAGCTTGAAATAA
- the UQCRH gene encoding cytochrome b-c1 complex subunit 6, mitochondrial isoform X1 — MGLEDEQKMLTGSGDPKEEEEEEEELVDPLTTVREQCEQLEKCVKARERLELCDQRVSSRSQTEEDCTEELFDFLHARDHCVAHKLFNSLK, encoded by the exons ATGGGGCTGGAGGACGAGCAAAAGATGCTGACCGGGTCCGGAGATCCCAAGGAG gaggaagaggaggaggaggaattagTG GATCCCCTAACAACAGTGAGAGAGCAATGCGAGCAGCTGGAGAAATGTGTAAAGGCTCGGGAGCGGCTAGAGCTCTGTGACCAGCGTGTATCCTCCAGGTCACAGACAGAGGAGGATTGCACAGAGGAGCTCTTTGACTTCCTGCATGCAAGGGACCACTGT GTGGCCCACAAACTCTTTAACAGCTTGAAATAA